Proteins encoded together in one Aeromonas encheleia window:
- a CDS encoding NADH-quinone oxidoreductase subunit B family protein produces the protein MSKIKGIEAVVGDAHTRAVPLAQDPEITRLKQTLLKDIRRSAYVYRVDCGGCNACEIEIFATITPLFDAERFGIKVVASPRHADILLFTGAVTRAMRVPALRAYEAAPDPKICIAYGACGCDGGIFHDLYCVWGGTDKIVPVDVYIPGCPPTPAATIYGFAVALGLLEQKLKATSHEVQAGERVELRHTGIPSEIRVMIEREARRMAGYRQGRIIADEFMALLEGATQQDVDLRIQGYLAQHDDPRLSEIVNNLANACLNRVAGKAEVAHG, from the coding sequence ATGAGCAAGATCAAAGGCATAGAAGCCGTTGTCGGCGATGCCCATACTCGCGCCGTGCCGCTGGCACAGGATCCGGAAATCACCCGTCTCAAGCAGACCCTGCTCAAGGACATTCGCCGCTCGGCCTATGTCTATCGGGTGGACTGCGGCGGCTGCAACGCCTGCGAGATCGAGATCTTCGCCACCATCACCCCGCTGTTCGATGCCGAGCGGTTCGGCATCAAGGTGGTCGCCTCCCCCCGTCACGCCGACATCCTGCTGTTCACCGGCGCCGTGACCCGGGCCATGCGGGTGCCGGCCCTGCGCGCCTACGAGGCGGCCCCGGATCCCAAGATCTGCATCGCCTACGGCGCCTGTGGCTGTGACGGCGGCATCTTCCACGATCTCTACTGCGTCTGGGGCGGCACCGACAAGATAGTGCCGGTGGATGTCTACATCCCCGGCTGCCCGCCCACCCCGGCCGCCACCATCTACGGCTTCGCGGTGGCGCTCGGCCTGCTGGAGCAGAAACTCAAGGCCACCAGCCACGAGGTGCAGGCGGGCGAGCGGGTTGAGCTGCGCCACACCGGCATCCCGAGCGAGATCCGGGTGATGATAGAGCGCGAGGCGCGCCGCATGGCGGGCTACCGTCAGGGCCGCATCATCGCCGACGAGTTCATGGCACTGCTGGAGGGGGCCACCCAGCAGGACGTGGATCTGCGCATCCAGGGCTACCTTGCCCAGCATGACGACCCGCGCCTCTCCGAGATCGTCAACAACCTGGCCAACGCCTGCCTCAACCGGGTGGCGGGGAAAGCAGAGGTCGCCCATGGCTGA
- a CDS encoding formate hydrogenlyase maturation HycH family protein, with protein MADQVFFYRLSRKFVDEQFDVPEEAKEVMYYSLAIGHHLGIVDCLSADLVCPLAGYRDWVAKLPAGSEARRKMEGFLTFGEITVYREHCHMLACAFDRLRQAEGALNEQERGWTDTFMNQLTALYNDPHMYLMVRSR; from the coding sequence ATGGCTGACCAGGTGTTCTTCTATCGCCTCTCCCGCAAGTTTGTGGACGAGCAGTTCGACGTGCCCGAGGAGGCGAAGGAGGTGATGTACTACAGCCTCGCCATCGGCCACCACCTCGGCATCGTCGATTGCCTCAGCGCCGATCTGGTCTGCCCTCTTGCCGGCTATCGGGACTGGGTGGCCAAGCTGCCAGCAGGCAGCGAGGCGCGCCGCAAGATGGAGGGCTTTCTCACCTTCGGCGAGATCACCGTCTATCGGGAACACTGCCACATGCTGGCCTGCGCCTTCGACCGGCTGCGCCAGGCCGAAGGCGCCTTGAACGAGCAGGAGCGGGGCTGGACCGACACTTTCATGAACCAGCTCACCGCCCTCTATAACGATCCTCATATGTAC
- a CDS encoding respiratory chain complex I subunit 1 family protein produces the protein MPALEMPSWGMLALALTQAIAMLALAPLATGFNRVLRAKMHSRQGPGLLQDYRDIGKLLRRQEVTPEPAGIIFNLMPAVLIAALLLVAMALPTLTHESPFPIAGDLITDIYLFAIFRFFFSLAGLDSGSMFAGIGARRELTLGILVEPILVLACFIMAMMVGSSDLGNISTYVATQPLAAPVATLLAGAACAFAVFVEMGKLPFDCAEAEQELQEGPLTEYSGAGLALLKLGLGLKQLVVVQLFLVIFLPFGKAADWSLPALAVAALILACKLLVAFALAGLIENAMARTQFVRTHKLTRYGLGLALLALLAYLVGV, from the coding sequence ATGCCCGCTCTCGAAATGCCAAGCTGGGGCATGCTTGCCCTGGCCCTCACCCAGGCCATCGCCATGCTGGCGCTGGCTCCGCTCGCCACCGGCTTCAACCGGGTGCTGCGTGCCAAGATGCACTCACGCCAGGGGCCCGGCCTGCTGCAGGATTACCGCGATATCGGGAAACTGCTGCGCCGCCAGGAGGTCACCCCCGAGCCTGCCGGCATCATCTTCAACCTGATGCCGGCGGTACTCATCGCCGCCTTGCTGCTGGTGGCCATGGCGCTGCCGACCCTGACCCATGAATCCCCCTTCCCCATCGCCGGGGATCTCATCACCGACATCTACCTGTTCGCCATCTTCCGCTTCTTCTTCTCCCTGGCGGGGCTCGACAGCGGCAGCATGTTTGCCGGGATCGGAGCCCGCCGCGAGCTGACCCTGGGGATCCTGGTCGAGCCCATCCTGGTGCTAGCCTGCTTCATCATGGCGATGATGGTGGGCAGCTCGGATCTGGGCAACATCAGCACCTACGTGGCCACCCAGCCGCTGGCCGCCCCGGTCGCCACCCTGCTGGCGGGCGCCGCCTGCGCCTTCGCGGTCTTCGTCGAGATGGGCAAGCTGCCCTTTGACTGTGCGGAAGCCGAACAGGAGCTGCAAGAGGGGCCGCTCACCGAGTATTCCGGCGCGGGCCTGGCCCTGCTCAAGCTCGGCCTTGGCCTCAAGCAGCTGGTGGTGGTGCAGCTCTTTTTGGTGATTTTCCTCCCCTTCGGCAAGGCGGCGGACTGGAGCCTGCCCGCGCTGGCGGTGGCGGCGCTGATCCTCGCCTGCAAGCTGCTGGTGGCCTTCGCACTGGCGGGCCTCATCGAAAACGCCATGGCCCGCACCCAGTTCGTGCGCACCCACAAGCTGACGCGCTATGGCCTGGGGCTGGCCCTGCTGGCCCTGCTCGCCTATCTGGTCGGGGTATAA
- a CDS encoding hydrogenase large subunit — protein MTIAIMDRIGCDYIQQLRQQLPHAIIDEQWQTVDQATLTVKPTDLVAITSLLFHKLGGWLSVSFANDERSLNGHFAVYHVFSMEGETKSWITVKVLVEATSQEYPSITPTIPAAVWGEREIRDMYGLRAVGLPDERRLVLPDDWPEDIHPLRKDAMDYRQRPMPTTDTETYPFVNELGNEANRIVPVGPLHITSDEPGHFRLFVDGEDIIDADYRLFYVHRGMEKLAETRMGYNEVAFLTDRVCGICGFTHSVAYTTSVENAMGIQVPERAKMIRAVLLEVERLHSHILNIGLSSHFTGFDTGFMQFFRVREKSMTLAELLTGARKTYGLNLIGGVRRDIFKEDRIKGTQLVRELRDELKPLVAMLLDTANISSRLVGIGRLDPQVARDFSCVGPMVRASGFKRDVRRVHDFAAYRELPMEIQTLAGCDVQSRVLVRIHELYDSLDMIEFGLQHLPEGPLLTEGFTYQPGKFALGFTEAPRGENVHWSMTGDNQKLFRWRCRAATYANWPALRYMLRGNTVADAPLIIGSLDPCYSCTDRVTLVDPKKGKSTVVSYKEIERYGIDRKNSPLK, from the coding sequence ATGACCATCGCCATCATGGATCGCATCGGTTGCGACTACATCCAGCAGCTGCGACAGCAACTGCCCCACGCCATCATCGACGAGCAGTGGCAGACCGTCGATCAGGCCACCCTGACCGTCAAGCCCACCGATCTGGTGGCCATCACCAGCCTGCTGTTCCACAAGCTGGGCGGCTGGCTGTCGGTCTCCTTCGCCAACGACGAGCGCAGCCTGAACGGCCACTTCGCCGTCTACCACGTCTTCTCCATGGAGGGGGAGACCAAGAGCTGGATCACCGTCAAGGTACTGGTCGAAGCCACCTCGCAGGAGTACCCCTCCATCACCCCGACCATTCCGGCGGCGGTGTGGGGCGAGCGGGAGATCCGCGACATGTACGGCCTGCGGGCGGTCGGTTTGCCGGACGAGCGCCGGCTGGTGCTGCCCGATGACTGGCCCGAAGACATCCATCCGCTGCGCAAAGACGCCATGGATTACCGCCAGCGCCCCATGCCCACCACGGACACCGAGACCTACCCCTTCGTAAACGAGCTGGGCAACGAGGCCAACCGCATAGTGCCGGTGGGCCCACTGCACATCACCTCGGACGAGCCGGGTCACTTCCGGCTGTTCGTGGATGGCGAGGACATCATCGATGCCGACTACCGGCTGTTCTATGTCCACCGTGGCATGGAGAAGCTGGCCGAGACCCGCATGGGCTACAACGAGGTGGCCTTCCTCACCGATCGGGTGTGCGGCATCTGCGGCTTCACCCACAGCGTCGCCTACACCACCTCGGTGGAGAACGCCATGGGCATCCAGGTGCCGGAGCGGGCCAAGATGATCCGCGCCGTGCTGCTGGAGGTGGAGCGGCTGCACAGCCACATCCTCAACATCGGCCTGTCGAGCCACTTCACCGGCTTCGACACCGGCTTCATGCAGTTCTTCCGGGTGCGGGAGAAATCCATGACCCTGGCCGAGCTGCTGACCGGGGCGCGCAAGACCTATGGCCTCAACCTCATCGGCGGGGTGCGCCGCGACATCTTCAAGGAGGATCGCATCAAGGGCACCCAGCTGGTGCGCGAACTGCGCGACGAGCTCAAGCCCCTGGTGGCCATGCTGCTCGACACCGCCAACATCAGCTCCCGTCTGGTGGGCATAGGCCGGCTCGATCCGCAAGTGGCCCGCGACTTCAGCTGCGTCGGCCCCATGGTGCGAGCCAGCGGCTTCAAGCGCGACGTGCGCCGGGTGCACGACTTCGCCGCCTACCGCGAGCTGCCGATGGAGATCCAGACCCTGGCGGGCTGCGACGTCCAGTCCCGGGTGCTGGTGCGGATCCACGAGCTCTACGACTCCCTCGACATGATCGAATTCGGCCTGCAGCACCTGCCGGAAGGGCCGCTGCTCACCGAGGGCTTCACCTATCAGCCGGGCAAGTTTGCGCTGGGCTTCACCGAGGCGCCCCGCGGCGAGAACGTGCACTGGAGCATGACCGGGGACAACCAGAAGCTGTTCCGCTGGCGCTGCCGCGCCGCCACCTACGCCAACTGGCCCGCCCTGCGCTACATGCTGCGGGGCAATACGGTGGCGGATGCACCCCTCATCATCGGCAGCCTGGATCCCTGCTACTCCTGCACCGATCGGGTCACCCTGGTCGATCCCAAGAAGGGCAAGTCCACCGTGGTCTCCTACAAGGAGATCGAGCGCTACGGTATCGATCGCAAAAACTCTCCGCTCAAGTAA
- the hyfB gene encoding hydrogenase 4 subunit B has product MLPPLLLGTLLLLLAGALLGAAAGWLLNSAALANRLNSGFALLGSLCGVMVAGQTLMRGTPIDGALWLLGSVHLDMLAALMLLVITLVGVAVALYSFAYIKEYQGKGDVSIGVLMNLFLFAMVAMVLCDNALGFLLSYELVTLTSYWLVKTNPDAAKQSRLYLVMNHIGMALVLVAFWLLCQGSGSLEFSVLREHHLGGALASLVFLLSFCGFGLRAGFVPLHGWLPVAEPVAPSHISALMSGVMVKLGLFGILRVAIDFLGASQLWWGYMVLIFGACSAVLGVLFALAEHDLKRLLAYHTVENIGIILMGMGIGMIGLANQQPTLVVLGLLGALYHLLNHAIFKSLLFMGTGSVMFRLHTRDMDKMGGLAKLMPWTALAFLIGAMAISALPPLNGFVSEWFIYQALLSMTKLGTSVVAPLAVVMLAVTGAMAVMCFVKVYGICFCGAPRSEKASQAREVPSTMVAGTLLLAAVCLVLGLGAPWIAPLVNGYGQALIAEQVASQVATGATLLPLDSAQAILSPPVIALTLLGLLLVPLLILALFKGPKLGRRHAGTPWACGYAYEERMSLTSGGVTHTLRQICAPLYRQRPRLDLASSLQGVSAAPSPAGWLLHGLVLVLFILMAVGVQ; this is encoded by the coding sequence CTGGCAGGCGCACTGCTGGGCGCCGCCGCGGGCTGGCTGCTGAACAGTGCCGCCCTCGCCAACCGCCTCAACAGCGGCTTCGCCCTGCTGGGATCCCTCTGCGGTGTCATGGTCGCCGGACAGACCCTGATGCGGGGCACCCCCATTGACGGCGCCCTCTGGCTGCTGGGCTCGGTGCACCTCGACATGCTGGCGGCGCTGATGCTCTTGGTGATCACGCTGGTCGGTGTGGCGGTGGCGCTCTACTCCTTTGCCTACATCAAGGAGTACCAGGGCAAGGGGGACGTCAGCATAGGCGTGCTGATGAACCTCTTCCTGTTCGCCATGGTCGCCATGGTGCTGTGCGACAACGCGCTGGGCTTCCTGCTCAGCTACGAGCTGGTGACGCTCACCAGCTACTGGCTGGTCAAGACCAACCCGGACGCCGCCAAGCAGAGCCGCCTCTATCTGGTGATGAACCACATCGGCATGGCGCTGGTGCTGGTCGCCTTCTGGCTGCTCTGCCAGGGCAGCGGCAGTCTGGAGTTCAGCGTGCTGCGCGAGCATCACCTCGGCGGCGCCCTGGCCTCGCTGGTGTTCCTGCTCAGCTTCTGCGGCTTCGGCCTGCGCGCCGGCTTCGTGCCGTTGCACGGCTGGTTGCCGGTGGCCGAGCCCGTCGCCCCCTCCCATATCTCGGCGCTGATGTCCGGGGTCATGGTCAAACTGGGGCTGTTTGGCATCTTGCGGGTGGCCATCGATTTTCTCGGCGCCAGCCAGCTCTGGTGGGGCTACATGGTGCTGATCTTCGGCGCCTGCTCGGCGGTGCTCGGGGTGCTGTTCGCGCTCGCCGAGCACGATCTCAAGCGGCTGCTCGCCTACCACACGGTGGAGAACATCGGCATCATCCTGATGGGGATGGGGATCGGCATGATTGGCCTGGCCAATCAGCAACCGACCCTGGTGGTGCTGGGGCTGCTCGGCGCCCTCTATCACCTGCTCAACCACGCCATCTTCAAGAGCCTGCTGTTCATGGGCACCGGCTCCGTGATGTTCCGCCTCCACACCCGTGACATGGACAAGATGGGTGGGCTCGCCAAGCTGATGCCCTGGACCGCGCTGGCGTTCCTCATCGGCGCCATGGCCATCTCGGCGCTGCCGCCGCTGAACGGCTTCGTCAGCGAGTGGTTCATCTATCAAGCGCTCCTTTCCATGACCAAGCTCGGCACCTCGGTCGTGGCCCCGCTGGCGGTGGTGATGCTGGCGGTGACCGGCGCCATGGCGGTGATGTGCTTCGTCAAGGTCTATGGCATCTGCTTCTGCGGCGCCCCGCGCAGCGAGAAGGCGAGTCAGGCCCGCGAAGTGCCCAGCACCATGGTGGCAGGCACCCTGCTGCTGGCGGCGGTCTGTCTGGTGCTGGGGCTGGGCGCCCCCTGGATTGCCCCCCTGGTCAACGGCTACGGCCAGGCGCTGATCGCCGAGCAAGTGGCGAGCCAGGTAGCGACCGGCGCCACCCTGCTGCCGCTCGATAGCGCTCAGGCGATCCTCTCCCCGCCGGTGATTGCCCTCACCCTGCTCGGCCTGCTGCTGGTGCCGCTGCTGATCCTGGCGCTGTTCAAAGGGCCCAAGCTGGGTCGTCGTCACGCCGGCACTCCCTGGGCCTGTGGTTACGCCTATGAGGAGCGCATGAGCCTCACCTCCGGCGGTGTCACCCATACCCTGCGCCAGATCTGCGCCCCCCTCTATCGGCAGCGTCCGCGCCTCGATCTCGCCAGCTCGCTGCAAGGGGTGAGCGCGGCGCCGTCCCCCGCTGGCTGGCTGCTCCATGGCCTGGTGCTGGTGCTCTTTATCCTGATGGCTGTTGGAGTTCAATGA
- a CDS encoding formate hydrogenlyase complex iron-sulfur subunit yields the protein MIKLFKTILRAGTPTAKYPFAPYEVNRDFRGKPEYQADKCIACAACTKACPANALIMETDLETGERRWELSIARCIFCGRCEEVCPTRAIALSPNFELAVTNKADLYEEARFPLAPCSLCGTYFAPARLVALVEDTLALAAQPLAHPQRLHHCPDCKRKQSMLSQPASGAATLTQQESM from the coding sequence ATGATCAAGCTGTTCAAGACCATACTCCGGGCCGGCACGCCGACCGCCAAGTACCCCTTCGCCCCCTATGAGGTGAACCGGGATTTTCGCGGCAAGCCCGAATACCAGGCCGACAAGTGCATCGCCTGCGCCGCCTGCACCAAGGCCTGCCCGGCCAATGCGCTGATCATGGAGACCGATCTGGAGACCGGTGAGCGGCGCTGGGAGCTCTCCATCGCTCGCTGCATCTTCTGCGGCCGCTGTGAGGAGGTGTGCCCGACCCGCGCCATCGCCCTCTCCCCCAACTTCGAGCTGGCGGTGACCAACAAGGCCGATCTCTATGAGGAGGCCCGCTTCCCGCTGGCCCCCTGCTCCCTGTGCGGCACCTACTTTGCCCCGGCCCGGCTGGTGGCACTGGTGGAAGACACCCTGGCGCTGGCGGCCCAGCCGCTGGCCCACCCACAGCGGTTGCACCACTGCCCCGACTGCAAACGCAAACAGAGCATGCTGAGCCAGCCCGCATCAGGCGCCGCCACGCTCACCCAACAGGAGTCGATGTGA